The following are encoded together in the Kribbella sp. CA-293567 genome:
- the purD gene encoding phosphoribosylamine--glycine ligase, giving the protein MKVLVIGTGGREHALVWALSRDPEVEQVVAAPGNPGIATLQPSYDGQTIVCRPVDSSDHDAVVALATELGSDLVVVGPEAPLVAGLADPLRAAGIAVFGPSKDAAEIEGSKAFAKDVMAAASVPTGRAYVCTTPEQAAEAIDAFGPPYVVKDDALAAGKGVVVTSDRAEALEHAAGCEQVLIEEFLDGPEVSLFAITDGVTVLPMQPAQDFKRLADNDEGPNTGGMGAYTPLPWAPEGLVQEITDLVLQPTVDELRRRGTPFSGLLYAGLALTSRGTRVIEFNCRFGDPETQALLPLLKTPLGGLLYAAATGKLADVQPLSWKSGASVAVVVAAKKYPAKPRSGDVISGIEQAETGGVHVFHAGTAIEDDEVVTAGGRVLAVSASGKDLDEARQRAYSGVGQLRIKGSQHRTDIALKAARGEIELHPVS; this is encoded by the coding sequence GTGAAGGTTCTAGTCATCGGCACTGGCGGCCGTGAACACGCACTCGTCTGGGCGCTCAGCCGGGACCCCGAGGTCGAGCAGGTCGTGGCGGCCCCGGGCAACCCTGGTATCGCCACGTTGCAACCGTCGTACGACGGGCAGACGATCGTCTGCCGGCCGGTCGACAGCTCGGACCACGACGCGGTCGTCGCGCTGGCCACCGAGCTGGGCTCCGACCTGGTCGTCGTCGGCCCCGAGGCACCGCTGGTCGCCGGACTGGCCGACCCGCTGCGTGCCGCCGGGATCGCCGTCTTCGGCCCGTCCAAGGACGCGGCCGAGATCGAGGGGTCGAAGGCCTTCGCCAAGGACGTGATGGCCGCCGCGAGCGTGCCGACCGGCCGGGCCTACGTCTGTACGACGCCGGAGCAGGCCGCCGAGGCGATCGACGCCTTCGGCCCGCCGTACGTGGTGAAGGACGACGCGCTCGCCGCGGGCAAGGGCGTGGTGGTCACCTCCGACCGCGCCGAGGCGCTCGAGCACGCGGCCGGCTGCGAGCAGGTGCTGATCGAGGAGTTCCTGGACGGACCCGAGGTCTCGCTGTTCGCGATCACCGACGGCGTCACCGTGCTGCCGATGCAGCCGGCTCAGGACTTCAAGCGCCTCGCGGACAACGACGAAGGCCCGAACACCGGCGGCATGGGCGCCTACACCCCATTGCCCTGGGCTCCGGAAGGGCTGGTCCAGGAGATCACCGACCTGGTGCTCCAGCCGACCGTCGACGAACTGCGCCGCCGTGGCACCCCGTTCAGCGGTCTCCTGTACGCCGGACTCGCGCTGACCTCCCGCGGCACCCGGGTGATCGAGTTCAACTGCCGCTTCGGTGATCCCGAGACCCAAGCGCTGCTGCCGCTGCTCAAGACCCCGCTCGGCGGCCTCCTGTACGCCGCCGCGACGGGCAAGCTCGCCGATGTCCAGCCGCTGAGCTGGAAGTCGGGGGCGTCGGTCGCGGTCGTGGTCGCGGCCAAGAAGTACCCGGCCAAGCCCCGCAGCGGTGACGTGATCAGCGGGATCGAGCAGGCCGAGACGGGCGGCGTCCACGTCTTCCACGCCGGCACCGCGATCGAGGACGACGAGGTGGTCACCGCGGGCGGCCGGGTGCTCGCGGTCAGCGCCAGCGGCAAGGACCTCGACGAGGCCCGCCAGCGCGCGTACTCCGGTGTCGGCCAGCTCCGGATCAAGGGCTCGCAGCACCGCACGGACATCGCGCTGAAGGCGGCTCGCGGCGAGATCGAGCTGCACCCGGTCAGCTGA